The proteins below are encoded in one region of Terriglobia bacterium:
- a CDS encoding ABC transporter permease: protein MHNILIIAKREYLERVRTRSFVIMTFLIPALMIGVSVFPTLLANRGSNEAKHMVVVAGDRDTAEMIRSRIEQRQDKSAKAESETRTTRNLPPAHYTVEVSTNATDAERASLTEKVKSKQLDAFLWATPEAIAAKKIDFVTFDVSNLIDNELLGEIVSDALRRQALKNKGLKEGDIDAALEPVSVQAMSPLGKGAPNPKTMFLGTLGFVMVMYMTVLLYGINVMRSILEEKTSRIMEVMLSTASARDMMAGKILGVGAVGLTQVGIWAAVAVVMSAGTIIAAASQIKGLISPSLLIYFCVYFLLGYVLYSTLCAAVGSMVNSEQEAQQMQFLVMMPMILAVIFIANIFQHPNSPIAIFGSLFPFTAPLVMFSRISMQQGQVPWPQIALSIALMLATIYGMVWLCGRIYRVGILMYGKKPNLPEIMKWIKYA, encoded by the coding sequence ATGCATAACATTCTTATTATCGCCAAGCGTGAATACCTGGAGCGGGTGCGGACGCGCTCGTTCGTGATCATGACGTTCCTGATTCCGGCATTGATGATCGGCGTTTCCGTGTTTCCCACGCTGCTGGCGAACCGCGGCTCAAATGAGGCCAAGCACATGGTGGTGGTGGCCGGCGACCGCGATACAGCGGAGATGATCCGCAGCAGGATTGAGCAGCGCCAGGACAAATCCGCCAAGGCTGAAAGCGAAACCCGAACGACGCGGAACTTGCCGCCCGCGCACTACACTGTCGAAGTCAGCACCAATGCTACCGATGCCGAACGCGCCTCTCTGACTGAAAAGGTGAAGAGCAAACAACTGGACGCTTTTCTCTGGGCCACGCCGGAGGCAATCGCAGCCAAGAAGATCGATTTTGTGACCTTTGACGTTTCCAACCTCATTGACAACGAGCTTCTGGGAGAGATTGTGAGTGACGCGCTGCGCCGCCAGGCCCTGAAGAACAAAGGACTGAAGGAGGGCGACATTGACGCGGCTCTGGAACCCGTGTCCGTGCAGGCGATGAGCCCGCTGGGCAAGGGCGCTCCCAACCCGAAAACCATGTTCCTGGGCACTCTTGGCTTTGTGATGGTGATGTACATGACGGTCCTGTTGTATGGAATTAACGTGATGCGCTCAATCCTGGAAGAAAAAACATCGCGCATCATGGAGGTCATGCTCTCAACCGCCAGCGCCCGGGACATGATGGCGGGAAAAATTCTGGGCGTGGGCGCCGTAGGCCTGACCCAGGTCGGAATCTGGGCAGCGGTGGCGGTGGTGATGTCTGCGGGCACGATCATAGCCGCTGCCAGCCAGATCAAGGGACTCATCAGTCCCAGCCTGCTCATCTACTTCTGCGTGTATTTTCTTCTGGGCTATGTCTTGTACAGCACGCTCTGCGCCGCCGTGGGTTCCATGGTCAACTCCGAGCAGGAGGCCCAGCAGATGCAATTCCTGGTGATGATGCCGATGATTCTTGCGGTGATTTTCATCGCCAACATCTTCCAGCACCCGAATTCGCCGATCGCCATTTTTGGCTCTCTCTTTCCTTTTACCGCGCCGCTGGTGATGTTCAGCCGCATTTCCATGCAGCAGGGCCAGGTTCCATGGCCGCAGATCGCGCTTTCCATCGCGCTGATGCTGGCTACCATCTACGGCATGGTTTGGCTCTGCGGACGGATTTACCGCGTGGGCATCCTGATGTACGGCAAGAAGCCGAACCTGCCGGAAATCATGAAATGGATCAAATACGCATAA
- a CDS encoding haloacid dehalogenase type II, whose product MSFESIRLITFDCYGTLIDWESGMLAALRPLLSRLLLSKDGRRVSDSQILELYGEIEAQLEAGPYLPYRQVLAQAAQEIGRRLGTEISSKESSAFAESLTRWKPFIDTVPALQSLARRFRLGMISNVDDDLFAETRKKLAPVEFDFVVTAQQVQSYKPAHRNFEEAIRRSRLSNDQILHAGQSLYHDIAPANALGIQNVWVNRPSIRPGSGAARPGTATPTYEVHSLAELSALSSAA is encoded by the coding sequence ATGTCTTTTGAATCCATTCGCCTGATCACGTTTGATTGTTACGGCACTTTGATTGACTGGGAAAGCGGCATGCTGGCCGCTTTGCGTCCACTGCTTTCCCGTTTATTGCTTTCCAAAGACGGCCGCCGTGTTTCCGACTCGCAAATACTTGAGCTTTACGGCGAGATTGAAGCCCAACTTGAAGCCGGTCCTTACCTCCCTTATCGCCAGGTACTGGCGCAGGCGGCGCAGGAAATTGGCCGCAGACTAGGCACGGAAATCTCATCCAAAGAAAGCAGCGCATTTGCCGAATCACTCACGCGCTGGAAGCCGTTTATTGACACCGTGCCTGCATTGCAGTCTTTAGCCAGGCGTTTCCGGCTGGGTATGATCTCCAATGTCGACGATGACCTTTTTGCCGAAACGCGAAAAAAGCTGGCGCCGGTTGAATTTGATTTTGTTGTGACGGCGCAGCAGGTGCAGAGCTATAAGCCCGCACACCGGAATTTCGAGGAAGCTATCCGCCGCAGCAGACTGAGCAATGACCAGATACTGCACGCCGGACAAAGCCTTTACCATGACATTGCTCCGGCGAATGCGCTGGGAATTCAGAACGTCTGGGTCAACCGGCCATCGATCAGACCCGGATCAGGAGCAGCCAGGCCTGGAACAGCAACCCCAACCTATGAAGTGCATTCGCTGGCAGAGCTTTCTGCGCTGTCGAGTGCTGCGTAG
- a CDS encoding diguanylate cyclase, with product MQKIAILYDASQAILSTFDLDEVLNRILTIIRDFFQLQNGAVLLMDKSGQELQVRAHLGRSNLDVGYRIPKGKGLTWAAAEIKRPVYAPDVSKDPRYLRKVDETKSEVAIPLMVRDDVVGVLDFQSDQIDYFDLEKIDLLTLFSTQASMALENARLYSAERRRTKQLEAINAVAKKTTRVLDLDELLTVVCRLLMDLFGIDHAAVLLAEGDSLRVRAHEGRLTAKLTMGEILSPGSGLAARSLASGRSVIENDVKSVDGYIAGFVETQSEMCVPLVIFGEKLGVLALDSARKNAFDHDDVQPLESVADICAAAIQNAHNFDRMKQLAYVDGLTGIHNRRFFEMRIVEELERASRFQGRMSVIMVDIDHFKKMNDEFGHLLGDEMLRSVSTILKQQLRKMDMVCRYGGDEFAIVVPETTGDSAVRVAEKLRRQVETHFFPGVPRPVTISCGVADYPAHGVTRDEVVAAADAALYQAKQLGRNKVASADTKKEYSASR from the coding sequence ATGCAAAAGATAGCTATTTTGTATGACGCCAGTCAGGCGATCCTGTCTACCTTTGATCTGGATGAGGTGCTGAACCGCATCCTTACCATCATTCGTGACTTTTTCCAGTTGCAGAACGGGGCCGTGCTGCTGATGGACAAGTCCGGGCAGGAGCTTCAGGTCCGCGCCCACCTTGGCCGCAGCAATCTTGACGTTGGCTACCGGATTCCCAAAGGCAAAGGACTGACTTGGGCAGCGGCTGAGATTAAACGCCCTGTCTACGCACCCGATGTGAGCAAAGATCCGCGCTACCTTCGGAAGGTGGATGAAACAAAGTCTGAGGTCGCAATCCCCTTGATGGTCCGCGATGATGTGGTCGGCGTCCTGGATTTTCAAAGTGACCAGATTGACTACTTTGATCTGGAAAAGATTGACCTGCTCACGCTGTTTTCCACGCAGGCTTCCATGGCCCTGGAAAATGCGCGGCTGTACTCCGCGGAGCGTCGCCGGACCAAGCAACTTGAGGCCATTAATGCCGTAGCCAAAAAGACCACGCGCGTGCTCGATCTGGATGAACTGCTCACCGTGGTTTGCCGCTTGCTGATGGATTTGTTTGGCATTGACCATGCCGCCGTGCTGCTGGCTGAAGGCGACAGCCTGCGAGTGCGTGCACATGAAGGGCGTCTTACTGCAAAGCTCACCATGGGAGAGATTTTGTCGCCCGGCAGTGGCCTGGCCGCACGATCACTGGCGTCTGGAAGAAGCGTGATTGAAAATGACGTTAAAAGCGTGGATGGCTACATAGCGGGTTTTGTGGAAACGCAGTCGGAAATGTGCGTGCCGTTGGTTATCTTTGGTGAAAAGCTGGGCGTACTGGCGCTGGATAGCGCCCGTAAAAACGCGTTCGATCATGATGACGTTCAGCCTCTGGAGTCCGTGGCGGACATCTGCGCTGCGGCAATCCAGAACGCGCACAACTTTGATCGCATGAAGCAGCTTGCCTATGTGGATGGGCTTACGGGAATCCACAACCGGCGATTCTTTGAAATGCGTATTGTGGAAGAGTTGGAGCGCGCCAGCCGCTTCCAGGGCCGTATGTCCGTAATTATGGTGGATATCGACCACTTTAAGAAGATGAATGACGAATTCGGGCATCTGCTGGGCGACGAAATGCTGCGCTCGGTTTCCACCATCCTGAAGCAGCAGCTGCGCAAGATGGATATGGTTTGCCGCTATGGTGGCGACGAGTTTGCGATTGTCGTGCCGGAAACGACCGGAGACAGTGCCGTACGGGTGGCGGAAAAGCTACGCCGCCAGGTGGAAACCCATTTCTTTCCCGGCGTGCCGCGGCCTGTTACCATCAGCTGCGGCGTGGCAGACTATCCGGCGCATGGCGTGACGCGCGATGAAGTAGTGGCTGCGGCCGATGCCGCGCTGTATCAAGCAAAGCAATTAGGACGTAACAAGGTGGCCTCGGCCGACACAAAGAAAGAATATTCCGCCTCCAGATAA
- a CDS encoding FAD-dependent thymidylate synthase, which yields MPDPITTKPLTPEKNGASSGPQVNVFAVYGVEPEVQAYAMAKYSRSALSMKESLKEISEQKAEQFLNTFYFQYGHRSIADLAHLAFAIEKLSILAAIVLVDEQRWDGQERSTRYQNFKKSGYFIPDFGADAAARTEYCATIDFLFAEYEAFTQEMLQYYSGKIPRPQEMAEDQYTRTLRARAFDNSRYLLPLATNTSLGQIVNARTLETQIARLLSSPYAEVRHLGALLKDAAREPSYNVQAESMRALVEEIKAANPDLGAKAEQQLLRPTRVAPTLVKYANASEYESQTRTELEHAATELMEGVPLESAPLVDLVEDGPLEVEMAATLLYSSCHHGYRQVTERVQALTARQRSEIIDLGMRHRGRHDELLRSFHAVQQFKFDILMDIGGFRDMHRHRRCTQIEQGFTRHHGYDIPPDINDAGLGARYKAAIQKTIQASDKVNAAGTHAGFYLLPMAFRKRTLFKMDFAEALYISELRSGAAGHFSYRNVAYAMYEEVAKKHPSLAKYFRVTDVREPIDLLKR from the coding sequence ATGCCCGACCCCATCACCACCAAGCCGCTCACGCCAGAAAAGAACGGGGCCAGTTCCGGCCCGCAAGTCAATGTCTTTGCCGTGTACGGGGTGGAGCCTGAAGTCCAGGCCTATGCCATGGCCAAGTATTCGCGGTCGGCGCTGTCGATGAAGGAATCGCTCAAGGAGATCAGCGAGCAGAAGGCCGAACAGTTTCTCAACACGTTTTATTTCCAATACGGCCACCGCTCGATTGCCGACCTGGCGCATTTGGCGTTTGCCATTGAAAAGCTCTCCATCCTGGCGGCGATCGTTCTCGTAGATGAGCAACGCTGGGACGGGCAAGAGCGCTCCACGCGCTATCAGAATTTCAAAAAGAGCGGCTACTTTATTCCGGATTTCGGAGCAGATGCCGCGGCCCGCACCGAATATTGCGCGACCATCGATTTTCTCTTTGCCGAGTATGAGGCGTTTACGCAGGAGATGCTGCAGTATTACAGCGGCAAGATTCCGCGTCCGCAGGAAATGGCGGAAGATCAGTACACGCGTACGTTGCGCGCGCGGGCTTTTGACAATTCACGCTACCTGCTGCCGCTGGCGACAAACACCTCGCTGGGCCAGATCGTCAACGCGCGCACCTTGGAGACGCAGATCGCGCGGCTGCTTTCGAGCCCATATGCCGAGGTTCGCCATCTGGGCGCGCTACTGAAGGATGCGGCCCGCGAACCTTCGTATAACGTCCAGGCTGAATCCATGCGCGCGCTAGTGGAAGAGATCAAGGCAGCGAATCCTGATTTGGGCGCGAAGGCCGAGCAACAGCTTCTGCGTCCAACGCGCGTAGCGCCCACTCTGGTGAAGTATGCCAACGCCAGCGAGTATGAAAGCCAGACGCGGACCGAATTGGAACATGCCGCCACTGAATTGATGGAAGGCGTGCCGCTTGAATCGGCTCCGCTGGTCGATTTAGTAGAGGATGGACCACTCGAAGTGGAGATGGCTGCGACGCTGCTGTATTCATCTTGCCATCACGGGTATCGGCAGGTTACGGAGCGGGTGCAGGCGCTTACGGCCAGGCAGCGCAGCGAGATCATCGATTTGGGAATGCGGCATCGCGGGCGGCATGATGAACTGTTACGCAGCTTCCATGCCGTGCAGCAGTTTAAGTTTGACATCCTCATGGATATCGGCGGCTTTCGCGACATGCATCGTCACCGCCGCTGCACGCAAATCGAGCAGGGCTTCACGCGCCATCACGGTTATGACATCCCCCCGGACATCAACGACGCCGGGCTGGGTGCACGCTACAAAGCGGCGATCCAGAAAACAATCCAAGCCAGCGACAAGGTTAATGCGGCTGGAACACACGCGGGGTTTTATCTGCTGCCCATGGCGTTCCGCAAACGGACTTTGTTCAAGATGGATTTTGCTGAAGCGCTGTACATATCCGAGTTGCGCAGCGGCGCGGCGGGACACTTTTCCTACCGCAATGTGGCCTATGCCATGTATGAAGAAGTGGCAAAGAAGCATCCGTCGCTGGCAAAATATTTCCGTGTGACGGACGTACGCGAGCCAATTGATCTGTTAAAACGCTAG
- a CDS encoding OFA family MFS transporter, with protein MGALSFLDRSHSVAKPGFSRWLVPPAALSIHLAIGQVYAFSVFKKPLNYLLQVATTGGGLKALPGVDSPHLADWKFTDLGWIFSLAIVFLGLSAAVFGKWLERAGPRKAMFAAAVCFASGFFISAVGVQVHQLWMIYLGYGVIGGIGLGLGYISPVSTLIKWFPDRPGMATGMAIMGFGGGALIGSPLATNLMHYFRTDHSLGVGKTFLVMGAIYFVAMMFGVFTVRVPEIGWKPEGWVAPVKPKALVTAHSVEVNAAFGTLQFWLLWIVLCMNVTAGIGILEQASPMIQELFRGRVTPVAAAGFVALLSLFNMGGRFIWSSVSDYIGRKNTYYVFFVLGAVLYYLAPRTGVSGMNSVPLFVIISAVIVSMYGGGFATVPAYLRDLFGTMEVGAIHGRLLTAWSVAGICGPVLVNYIREYEKNRGVPLADSYSTVLYVMVGLLVVGLLANAAVRPVSSKYWYKAQEPSKELLTA; from the coding sequence ATGGGTGCATTATCTTTTCTCGATCGCAGTCACTCTGTAGCAAAACCGGGATTCAGCCGCTGGCTGGTCCCACCTGCCGCGCTTTCCATTCATCTGGCGATCGGGCAGGTATATGCCTTCAGTGTATTCAAGAAGCCGCTAAATTACCTGCTGCAGGTGGCAACCACCGGCGGCGGCCTCAAGGCGTTGCCCGGCGTGGACAGCCCACACCTCGCGGACTGGAAATTCACAGACCTGGGTTGGATCTTCAGCCTTGCCATCGTATTCCTGGGGCTTTCCGCTGCTGTTTTCGGCAAGTGGCTGGAGAGAGCGGGCCCGCGCAAAGCCATGTTCGCCGCTGCTGTCTGTTTTGCCAGCGGATTTTTCATCTCAGCCGTGGGCGTGCAGGTGCATCAGCTTTGGATGATCTATCTGGGCTACGGCGTGATCGGCGGCATCGGATTGGGACTGGGGTATATTTCTCCGGTTTCCACGCTGATCAAATGGTTTCCTGACCGTCCCGGCATGGCCACGGGAATGGCCATCATGGGATTCGGGGGAGGCGCGCTCATCGGCTCCCCGCTGGCGACCAATCTCATGCACTACTTCCGCACTGACCATTCGCTGGGCGTGGGGAAGACTTTCCTGGTGATGGGCGCCATCTATTTTGTAGCGATGATGTTCGGTGTCTTTACTGTTCGGGTGCCGGAAATTGGATGGAAACCGGAAGGCTGGGTGGCTCCGGTAAAGCCTAAAGCTCTGGTCACGGCCCATAGCGTTGAAGTGAATGCGGCATTTGGCACACTGCAATTCTGGTTGCTTTGGATTGTGTTGTGTATGAATGTGACCGCGGGAATCGGAATTCTGGAGCAGGCTTCTCCCATGATCCAGGAGCTTTTCCGGGGAAGAGTCACTCCCGTCGCGGCGGCCGGCTTTGTTGCCTTGCTCAGCTTATTCAACATGGGCGGACGCTTCATATGGTCCAGCGTCTCTGACTATATCGGCCGCAAGAATACGTATTACGTGTTCTTCGTCCTGGGCGCAGTGCTTTACTATCTGGCGCCGCGTACTGGCGTCAGCGGCATGAACAGCGTTCCTTTGTTTGTGATCATCTCAGCCGTAATTGTCAGTATGTATGGCGGCGGCTTTGCCACGGTGCCGGCATATTTACGCGACCTGTTTGGAACCATGGAAGTTGGGGCCATCCATGGGCGCTTGCTCACGGCTTGGTCCGTGGCGGGAATTTGCGGACCCGTGCTGGTCAATTACATACGCGAGTATGAGAAGAACCGCGGGGTTCCGCTGGCCGATTCCTACTCCACCGTTTTGTATGTAATGGTCGGCTTGCTGGTTGTTGGGTTGCTGGCCAATGCCGCTGTGCGGCCAGTGAGTTCCAAATACTGGTACAAAGCTCAGGAACCAAGCAAGGAACTGTTAACGGCCTAA
- a CDS encoding PilZ domain-containing protein has translation MSSTTVAAISGKITARIASIHIDPACNTFLNDCFRQFGITVVPAEGDPILLLNRQKFEACVLRLYDPEADKILKAARNSPSNRRLVVYGIARNTQEALRYSSYGINAVLDEPLDRQSVLKVVRATHLLVIHELRRYVRIPVSSQVEFEVNGRPVMGTTVEVSSGGISIRCLAPLPKSDPIRLTLTLPGIEKQYVRAFVCWYRDSDKVYGMRFDPTDERRLKVRGWIDQYLEIV, from the coding sequence ATGAGCAGCACCACAGTCGCGGCCATTTCGGGCAAGATTACTGCCAGGATCGCCAGCATCCATATTGATCCCGCTTGTAACACCTTTCTCAATGATTGTTTCCGGCAATTCGGTATCACGGTGGTTCCGGCTGAAGGGGACCCGATCCTGCTCTTGAATCGGCAGAAATTTGAGGCCTGTGTACTGCGCCTGTATGACCCGGAGGCCGACAAGATTCTGAAAGCGGCGCGCAATTCGCCTTCCAACCGCCGCCTTGTGGTTTATGGGATTGCGCGAAACACACAGGAAGCACTTCGTTATTCGAGCTATGGAATCAATGCCGTCCTGGATGAACCTCTGGACCGTCAGAGTGTGCTGAAGGTGGTCCGCGCCACGCACCTGCTGGTGATCCATGAACTGCGGCGTTATGTGCGTATCCCCGTTTCTTCACAGGTAGAATTTGAAGTCAACGGCAGGCCCGTTATGGGGACAACTGTGGAAGTCAGTTCCGGGGGCATTTCCATACGCTGCCTTGCGCCGCTGCCCAAATCTGACCCTATTCGGCTCACCCTTACACTGCCGGGGATAGAGAAACAATATGTCCGGGCGTTTGTATGCTGGTATCGCGACAGCGACAAAGTGTATGGCATGCGCTTTGATCCCACCGACGAACGCCGGCTGAAGGTCCGCGGCTGGATCGATCAATATCTGGAAATCGTGTAA
- a CDS encoding ATP-binding cassette domain-containing protein encodes MQTIELSNVRKSYDQFVAVNNLSFGIPQGGVFGLLGPNGAGKTSTIRMMIGITAPDSGQINLFGKPFERKSLNKVGYLPEERGLYKKMKIIEQLIFLGELHGMTAGNARQQAVNWCKRLEIDAWLQKKVEELSKGMQQKIQFIAALLHDPDFVIMDEPFFGLDPVNATLLKDVMLDLKKQGKTILFSTHRMDQVEKLCDSICLINKGNAVLQGDLKTIKSGYGKCNVQIEYEGNGDFLEKNPLVSSYNNYGNYVEVRLAPGADAQQLLHMVAEKSRINKFELMEPSLEEIFINTVGKTNA; translated from the coding sequence ATGCAAACCATTGAACTCAGTAATGTGCGTAAATCGTATGACCAGTTTGTGGCCGTCAATAACCTTTCCTTTGGCATTCCACAGGGAGGCGTTTTTGGCCTGCTGGGGCCCAACGGCGCCGGAAAGACCAGTACGATTCGCATGATGATCGGCATCACAGCTCCCGATTCCGGCCAGATCAATCTTTTTGGCAAGCCTTTTGAGCGCAAGAGCCTGAACAAAGTCGGCTATCTGCCGGAAGAACGGGGCCTGTACAAAAAGATGAAGATCATTGAGCAACTGATCTTTCTGGGTGAATTGCACGGCATGACCGCCGGCAATGCGCGACAACAAGCTGTGAACTGGTGCAAGCGGCTGGAAATCGATGCGTGGTTGCAGAAAAAAGTGGAAGAGCTTTCCAAGGGCATGCAGCAGAAGATCCAGTTCATCGCCGCATTGCTGCATGATCCTGATTTCGTCATCATGGACGAGCCGTTTTTCGGCCTTGATCCGGTCAACGCCACGCTGCTGAAGGACGTGATGCTGGACCTGAAGAAGCAGGGCAAGACGATCCTCTTTTCAACCCATCGCATGGACCAGGTGGAGAAGCTGTGTGACAGCATTTGCCTCATCAACAAAGGCAATGCAGTGCTTCAGGGCGATCTAAAGACCATTAAGTCCGGCTACGGCAAATGCAACGTGCAAATCGAATATGAAGGCAACGGGGATTTTCTGGAGAAGAATCCGCTGGTGAGCTCTTATAACAATTACGGCAATTACGTTGAAGTCCGCCTGGCGCCGGGCGCGGACGCGCAGCAATTACTGCACATGGTGGCGGAGAAATCACGGATCAACAAGTTTGAACTGATGGAGCCGTCTCTGGAAGAGATATTCATCAATACGGTGGGCAAAACCAATGCATAA
- a CDS encoding molybdopterin-dependent oxidoreductase, protein MFKPVKSRLTQPLVRENGGHRTATWDEAMDRVAAAFKKSIAKNDPRDFGMFSCSKTTNELNYTAQKFVRSVMGTNNIDSCNRTUHAPSVAGLAAVFGAGGGTSSYREAEDADVILLWGSNARETHPIFFHHVLKGIHNGAKLFVIDPRRTSSAQWADTWLGLDVGSDIYLANAMAREIINAGLANARFIEHATSGFEAYREHVQKFTLERAECETGVPAAAIKQVARAYAGAGRAQLCWTLGITEHHNAVDNVFALINLALLTGHVGRYGSGVCPLRGQNNVQGGGDMGAIPDRLPGFQHVENDALRAKFEKTWGAKIPAKKGWHISHMLDAMERGELTTLYCLGENPADSEADRHRALKLLSGLEFMVVQDLFYTKTAELADVVLPASAGWCESEGTVTSSERRVQRVRAAVPMPPGVRDDTEIIFDLARRLGHNWGDPKAECIWNELRSLSPMNAGMSYARLEEHGGIQWPCYDEQHPGEMFLHGRLWNDPLIGPRAPFSVVESVDPVDALDPQFPIRLTTGRRLDSYNTGVQSGWLNSPLRHEEAIDLSPADGRQYNLHEGDKVRVTSRRGSVVAPVRFDSGLRPGLAFLTMHFPDQVATNDLTIDAVDPRSGTSEFKATAIRIEKCLEQ, encoded by the coding sequence ATGTTTAAGCCAGTGAAATCCCGACTTACCCAGCCGCTGGTGCGCGAGAACGGCGGGCATCGTACAGCTACATGGGATGAAGCGATGGACCGCGTTGCCGCGGCGTTTAAGAAGTCCATTGCCAAAAACGATCCGCGAGACTTTGGAATGTTCAGCTGCTCCAAGACCACCAATGAGCTGAACTACACCGCGCAGAAGTTTGTCCGCTCCGTGATGGGGACAAACAACATTGATAGTTGCAACCGGACTTGACACGCCCCCAGCGTCGCCGGTCTGGCGGCGGTCTTCGGAGCGGGCGGCGGCACAAGTTCCTATCGCGAAGCAGAAGACGCTGACGTGATTCTGCTTTGGGGCTCCAACGCCCGGGAAACGCACCCGATTTTTTTCCATCATGTCCTCAAAGGCATTCACAACGGCGCCAAGCTGTTTGTGATTGATCCGCGCCGCACCAGTTCCGCGCAGTGGGCGGACACATGGCTCGGTCTTGATGTGGGTTCAGACATTTATCTGGCCAACGCCATGGCGCGCGAAATTATCAATGCGGGCCTGGCGAATGCAAGATTCATTGAGCACGCCACCAGCGGATTTGAAGCCTATCGGGAGCACGTGCAGAAGTTCACGCTGGAGCGCGCGGAGTGCGAAACCGGAGTTCCGGCAGCGGCCATCAAGCAGGTGGCGCGTGCGTACGCCGGCGCGGGCCGCGCACAACTCTGCTGGACGCTTGGAATCACCGAACACCACAACGCCGTTGACAACGTGTTCGCTTTGATCAATCTGGCGCTGCTTACGGGCCATGTGGGCCGATACGGCAGCGGCGTCTGTCCTTTGCGGGGACAAAACAACGTGCAGGGCGGCGGTGACATGGGCGCGATTCCAGATCGGCTGCCTGGCTTCCAGCACGTTGAAAATGACGCGTTGCGCGCCAAATTTGAAAAAACCTGGGGAGCAAAAATCCCGGCGAAGAAGGGCTGGCACATCAGCCACATGCTAGACGCGATGGAGCGCGGCGAACTGACAACGCTTTATTGCCTGGGCGAAAATCCCGCCGATTCCGAAGCTGACCGCCATCGCGCACTCAAGCTGCTGAGCGGCCTGGAATTTATGGTGGTGCAGGACCTCTTTTATACCAAGACGGCCGAGCTGGCAGATGTCGTACTGCCCGCGTCCGCGGGCTGGTGTGAGAGTGAAGGCACAGTTACATCGAGCGAGCGCCGAGTGCAGCGCGTGCGCGCTGCCGTTCCCATGCCGCCCGGTGTGCGCGACGACACAGAAATCATCTTTGACCTTGCCCGTCGGTTGGGCCACAACTGGGGTGATCCGAAAGCAGAATGCATCTGGAACGAACTTCGCAGTCTCAGCCCCATGAATGCCGGCATGAGTTATGCGCGGCTGGAAGAGCATGGCGGCATCCAATGGCCCTGCTATGACGAACAGCATCCCGGCGAAATGTTTTTGCATGGCCGGCTGTGGAACGATCCATTGATCGGCCCGCGTGCCCCATTCAGCGTGGTGGAGTCCGTGGATCCTGTGGACGCGCTTGATCCGCAGTTTCCCATTCGACTCACTACCGGCCGCCGCCTTGATTCTTACAATACCGGGGTCCAGAGCGGCTGGCTTAATTCACCGCTGCGCCATGAGGAAGCCATTGATCTGTCACCCGCGGATGGCCGGCAGTACAATCTGCACGAAGGTGACAAGGTGCGCGTTACTTCGCGTCGAGGCTCGGTGGTCGCGCCGGTACGGTTTGATTCCGGCCTGCGTCCTGGTCTGGCATTTCTTACCATGCATTTTCCTGACCAGGTTGCTACCAACGATCTCACTATCGACGCGGTTGATCCAAGGTCCGGGACCTCAGAATTTAAGGCCACCGCCATCCGCATTGAAAAGTGTCTGGAGCAATAA